GGGCGCGCATTTCCAGCGAATTTCGACGCCGGCGAACAAATAGGCTTTCGAGCGCGCCATGCGATAGAGGCGCTGCGGCTTGAACCGTCCATGATCGCCGAAAATCTCGGGGTCGGGAACGAAGCTCACGCTCGTCCCGCGGCGGTTGGGCGTCGGGCCGAGTTCCTCAAGCCCGCCGAGCGGTGTGCCGCGCGAAAAGCGCTGGCGATACAGTTGTTTGCTTCGCGCCACTTCGATTTCGGTTTCGATCGACAGCGCGTTGACGACGCTGACCCCGACGCCGTGCAGACCGCCCGACGTCGCATAAGCCTTACCCTCGAACTTACCGCCCGAGTGGAGCATGGTCATAATGACCTCGAGCGCCGATTTGCCCGGGAATTTCGGGTGCGGATCGACCGGCATGCCGCGGCCATTGTCGACGACAGTCAGCCGGTTGCCGACGTCGAGCTCGATCTCGATCCGCGTCGCATGACCCGCGACCGCTTCGTCCATGCTGTTGTCGATGACTTCGGCGGCCAAGTGGTGGAGCGCGCGCTCGTCGGTGCCGCCGATATACATGCCGGGACGCCGGCGGACGGGCTCGAGCCCTTCCAGCACCTCGATCTGCGAAGCGTTATAGCTTTCGGTGGCGGGGTTCGCGGCGTCGAACAAATCGTGACTCATGGCCCAGCTATAGGGGGCAGGAAAGGCGGCTGGCAAGGGCGGTTTTCGGTGGCCGTGCGGCACTCCGTTCATCCCGTTTCCGTCCAACACGGGAACCTTGGATGCGTGCGGCGGGTTGGGGTGTCGACTGCAAAGTCATTCAAAAAGTGGAGTAAAAAATGAAAACCCTCTCTCTCCTCACCGCGCTTGCGGCCACGGCGATCGCCATGCCCGCAGTGGCGCAGGAAGGCCGCGACACCTCGCAGGATTTCAACGGACCCTATATCAGCATCGGCGGCGGCGGCACGCTTCAGGGCAACGACCGCGACGAAACGCTGGTCTTCGATACCAACCGCGACGGCACCTACGGTGACCAGGTGACGACGTCGGGCGGCGCCAACGCCTTCTCGCCAGGCTTCTGTAATGGCGCCGCGACGGGCACCGCAAATCTCGGCTGTCGCAACGACAAGGATGGTCCCGAATTCTTCGGCCGCGTCGGCCTTGATCAGCGTATGGGCAATTTCGTTGTCGGCGCGCTTCTGGAAGGCGGCCGTAGCGTCGCGCGCGATAGCGTCAGCGGCTTTTCGACCACGCCCGCGAGCTATACGATGAGCCGCGAGGCCGATTATCAGGGCAGTCTGCGTGTCCGCGCCGGCTACACGCCCGGCGGCGGGGCGCTCTTCTATGTCACCGGCGGCCCGGCTTATGCGCGCCTCGACAACAAGTTCGTGACCTCGAATACTGCGAACAGCTTTGCCGACAATGGCAAGACGCACGCTTGGGGTTACGCCGCCGGCGGCGGCGCCGAGCTGATGCTCACCAACAAGATCGCGGTCGGGCTGGAGTATCTCTATTCCGATGTGAAGGACGACGATTACCGAGTGAATGTCGGGCCCGGGACCGCGCCGCCGATCAATCCTTTCCTGCTGAACGGCGGGGGAACCGATATTCAGCGCAGCGGTTCGCATTTCCGCACACATAGCGTCCGCGGGAGCATCAGTTACCGCTTCTGACCTCTTGGGAGCGGGAACGGGAGGCGTCGGGTCGAAAGATCCGGCGCCTTTCGCCTATCGGGCCGATGGCGCCGCGAAAATCGCGAAATTGCCGTTCGCGCTGCTGACGAGGCGGCCCTCCTGATAGAGCCGCGCATCGATATTGGCGATCCGTTTGCCCTGGTGAAGGACGGTCGCCTCGCACGTCAGCCGGCCTTCGCGGACGCCGACATGATAGTTGAATTTGATTTCCAGCGTTGCGCAGACCAGCCCGTCTTCGAGCATGCTCATCAGCGCGCCGCCCATGGCGGTGTCAGCGAGCGAATAGGCAACGCCGCCGTGCGCAACGCCATTCGGGTTGAAATGGCGTTCGCGTTCGATATCGATCGCCATCGTGCAACGCCCGTCGCCGCGCTCGACCATTTGCAGGCCGAGCGCGCGCGCGAACTGGAAATCCTGGCCGAACGGCCTCACCGGACGCGCCTTAACGAACCCGGGGACCACCGAAGGGCGGCGGCGGGGGCGGGCGGCGCGTGCCGCGCGGCAGCTGTGCCTGATAGGCGCGGCCGCAATGCTCGACGCAATAGGGGAAGCCGGGGTTCACCGCTTCGCCGCAGAAATGGAAGTCGGGCTCGCCCGGATGCCCCATCGGCCAGCGGCAGATGCGGTCGTTGAGATCGAGCAAGGTCGTCTTGTCGGCGATCTCGGGGCTCGGCTTCGCGGGCACCAGCCGGCGCGGCGGCGCCGGTGGGATCGGTGCCTGCTGATCGCCGGGGCCTTGACGGATGAAACCGCCGGGGCCGATCGAGACGATGCGCGGCGTATCGGCCTTCGGCGGGGCGTCGCCGCCCAGAGCGCCATCCGCCGACGGTGTCTCGATAGCGGGGCGGGCTTCCTGTTTCGGCGCAGCGACGGGGCGTGGCGCCACCGGGGCCGCTGCGCGCGGAGCGGAAACGGGGGCTGCGGGTTTCGGCGCCGCGGGTGCCGCGGCCTTGACCGGCTTGGCCACCTTTTCGGTCGCCTTGACGGGCGAGGGGCGCGATTTCAGGCCGAGGCGATGCGCCTTGCCGATCACCGCATTGCGGCTCACCCCGCCGAGTTCGTCAGCGATCTGGCTGGCGGTCAGCCCCTTTTCCCACATGGTGCGCAGGCTTTCGATGCGCTCGTCGGTCCATGACATAATCTATTCCTCATCATTCACGCTGCGGGCGGTCAGGCGATCCGCATTGTCGATCCTTTCGGGACCGGCATTCAATCGTTGCCCAGCTTGCGGTAAGATCGGGGAGGCGATAGGCGAGAACGCCATGAACGACCAGCCCCAAATTTCGCGCCCCGACTCGACAAATTCCGCCGCGACTCCAACTTTTGCCGAACCCGGCGTTCCCCATATTCGAACGCTGAACGTGCCCGGCATGCACGCGCTATATGTCAAGGAGGTGCGGCGGTTTTTCAAGGTCCAGCTGCAAACAATCTGGGCTCCCGCGATCACCACGCTCCTGTTCCTCGTCATTTTTACCGTCGCGCTGGGCGGGGCGGGGCGGACGGTCATCGGCGTTCCCTTCGCCGATTTCATTGCGCCGGGCCTCATAATGATGGCGATGCTGCAGAACAGCTTCGCCAATTCGAGCTTTTCGCTGCTCGTCGGCAAGATCCAAGGGACGATCGTCGATTATCTGATGCCGCCGCTCGCCGTCGGCGAATTGATCATCGCGCTGGTCGGCGCCGCGATCACGCGGTCGGTTCTTGTCGGGCTGGCGCTGTGGCTCGCGATGCTGCTGTGGCCCGGTGTGCATGTCATGCCCGACCATCTGTGGGCGGTTGCCGTTTTCGGCGTGCTCGGCGCTTCGATGCTGGGGTTCCTTGGCCTCATCACCTCGGTCTGGGCCGAAAAGTTCGATCATGCCGCCGCGGTGACCAATTTCGTCGTGACGCCGCTCGCGCTGCTCTCGGGAACCTTCTACTCGGTCGACAAGCTCGCGCCGTGGTTCCAGACGATCGCACACGGGAACCCGGTCTATTATGCGATCATGGGCTTTCGCTACGGCTTTATCGGCACGGTCGATTCAACGATCGCGAACCCGGTGCTGACCGCGGCGCTCGTGCTGGTCGGCGTGAATATCGCGCTGGGCCTGCTGACTTACCGCCTGCTCGCCTCGGGATGGAAGCTCAAAGCCTGATTAATGGCGATGGATGGCGCGGACGCGATAGCGGCCGCGTTCCAGCCCCTCGAACATCGCGTCGATCTGTGGATGGTCGATCGGTCCGCTGTCGCCATCGGCGACCAGATTCTGCTGACTGACATAGGCGATGTACGAGGAGTCGCCATTCTCGGCGAGCAGGTGGTAATAGGGCTGCTCTTTCGCCGGGCGGATATCCTCAGGGATCGCTTCATACCATTCGTCGCTGTTCGCAAAGACCGGATCGATGTCGAACACGACGCCGCGAAAGTCGAACATCCGGTGGCGCACGATATCGCCCGGCGCGAAACGCGCGCGACCGATCAGCGGTGCAGTAACGGTGGCGGGAAGTTCGGAAGTGGATTCGGGCGTCATAGGGTCAATCTATGGCAGTTTACGCACGTTTCAAGTCCGTTACATTCCAATTCGGCTGTGGTTTGCCGAATCGGGCTGTGATCAGCGTTACAGATGCATTGGCGATGCGGGCTAAAACGCTCTTCTGGCTTTTGCATATCCCATTCGGGTTGTGGGCCGCACGATCAGGGGAGACGCATTATGACGGACTTACCACCCAATATCTCCGGCCCGGCTTCGGGCATTATCCAGCGCGCGAAGGACATTCTTCTCAAACCTAAAGAGACATGGCCGATCATCGCCGCCGAGCCGGCGACGGTGCAATCGGTCTATGTGCCCTATGTGCTTGTGCTGGCGGCGATCGGCCCGCTCGCCGGGTTCATCGGCGGGCAGGTTTTCGGATTCACCATGCTCGGTGTGACATACCACCCGCCGCTCGTGGGCGCGCTTGTGTCGGCGGTGGTTTCTTATGGCCTGTCACTGGCGACGATCTTCATCCTCGCGTTGGTCATCGACGGCCTCGCACCGAA
This window of the Sphingopyxis sp. CCNWLW2 genome carries:
- a CDS encoding outer membrane protein: MKTLSLLTALAATAIAMPAVAQEGRDTSQDFNGPYISIGGGGTLQGNDRDETLVFDTNRDGTYGDQVTTSGGANAFSPGFCNGAATGTANLGCRNDKDGPEFFGRVGLDQRMGNFVVGALLEGGRSVARDSVSGFSTTPASYTMSREADYQGSLRVRAGYTPGGGALFYVTGGPAYARLDNKFVTSNTANSFADNGKTHAWGYAAGGGAELMLTNKIAVGLEYLYSDVKDDDYRVNVGPGTAPPINPFLLNGGGTDIQRSGSHFRTHSVRGSISYRF
- a CDS encoding PaaI family thioesterase — protein: MRPFGQDFQFARALGLQMVERGDGRCTMAIDIERERHFNPNGVAHGGVAYSLADTAMGGALMSMLEDGLVCATLEIKFNYHVGVREGRLTCEATVLHQGKRIANIDARLYQEGRLVSSANGNFAIFAAPSAR
- a CDS encoding GcrA family cell cycle regulator, whose protein sequence is MSWTDERIESLRTMWEKGLTASQIADELGGVSRNAVIGKAHRLGLKSRPSPVKATEKVAKPVKAAAPAAPKPAAPVSAPRAAAPVAPRPVAAPKQEARPAIETPSADGALGGDAPPKADTPRIVSIGPGGFIRQGPGDQQAPIPPAPPRRLVPAKPSPEIADKTTLLDLNDRICRWPMGHPGEPDFHFCGEAVNPGFPYCVEHCGRAYQAQLPRGTRRPPPPPPFGGPRVR
- a CDS encoding ABC transporter permease, with the translated sequence MNDQPQISRPDSTNSAATPTFAEPGVPHIRTLNVPGMHALYVKEVRRFFKVQLQTIWAPAITTLLFLVIFTVALGGAGRTVIGVPFADFIAPGLIMMAMLQNSFANSSFSLLVGKIQGTIVDYLMPPLAVGELIIALVGAAITRSVLVGLALWLAMLLWPGVHVMPDHLWAVAVFGVLGASMLGFLGLITSVWAEKFDHAAAVTNFVVTPLALLSGTFYSVDKLAPWFQTIAHGNPVYYAIMGFRYGFIGTVDSTIANPVLTAALVLVGVNIALGLLTYRLLASGWKLKA
- the hspQ gene encoding heat shock protein HspQ, which codes for MTPESTSELPATVTAPLIGRARFAPGDIVRHRMFDFRGVVFDIDPVFANSDEWYEAIPEDIRPAKEQPYYHLLAENGDSSYIAYVSQQNLVADGDSGPIDHPQIDAMFEGLERGRYRVRAIHRH
- a CDS encoding Yip1 family protein, whose translation is MTDLPPNISGPASGIIQRAKDILLKPKETWPIIAAEPATVQSVYVPYVLVLAAIGPLAGFIGGQVFGFTMLGVTYHPPLVGALVSAVVSYGLSLATIFILALVIDGLAPNFGGQKDQVQALKVAAYSATAGWVGGIFGILPALAVIGLLFALYGLYLLYLGLPVLMKAPEDKAFGYTAVVIIVYIVLFLIVGAVVATLAAPSLVTVR